The sequence AAAGATATTTTTATTCCAAAAAATAAAATCCATCAAGCATTAGAAGGAGATTTAGTCAAAATTAGATTTTATTATAAAGGAGTGAAAATAGAAGGAGAAGTTTTAAAAATCATAAAGAGAAAAACTAAACAATTTATTGGAATATTAAAAAAATCGAATATCCAATCTAATGATAAATATGGAATCGTACATAATAATAGTATTCATGTAGATATTTTAGTTTCCATGAAAAAATTGGATAAGTATCATCACAATGATAAGGTATTGGTTCAAATTATATCATGGCCTCAAAAATTGAGAAATCCTTTGGGAAAAATCATAAAAGTATTCGGATCTTCTGGAGAATACAAAACAGAAATTTATTCTTTATTAGAAGAATATAAAATGTCCTACAAATTTTCCAAAAAAATGGAAAATGAAGCTGAAAAAATTTTTTCCGAACAAATTATAGATTTAAGCTTTAGAAAAGATATGCGAAACGTAAATACTTTTACTATAGATCCTTTAAATGCAAAAGATTTTGATGACGCCCTTTCTATTAGAAAATTGAATACTGATATTTGGGAAATAGGGGTACATATCTCTGATGTTTCTCATTATATAAAAGAAGGAAGTTTATTAGATAAAGAAGCATATTCACGTGCTACATCAATTTATTTTGTAGGAAAAGTTATTCCTATGCTTCCAAAAATATTGTCTAATAATCTTTGTTCTTTACAACCAAAAAAAGATAAATTAAGTTTTTCCTATATTTTTAATATAAATAGTCAAGGAGAAATATTGAAAAGTTGGTTTGGAAAAACCATAATACGATCTGATCGAAAGTTTACGTATGAAGAAGTTCAGTGTATTATAGATCAAAAAAAAGGAGATTATTATGAAGATATTTACACATTATTTTCATTTTCTAAAATATTAATTCAAAATCGATTAAAAAATGGAGGAATTTATCTGGAAAAAGTGGAGGTAAAGTTTCATCTAGATGAAAAAAACAATCCAACATCTTTACATTTGGAAAAAAACAATGATGCTCATCGTTTAATTGAAGAATTTATGTTATTAACTAATCGAAAAATTTCAGAATTTGTTAGCTTAAATTTGAATGGAATACCTTCTAATAAACTATATATTTACAGGATACATGATAAACCTGATTTTCAGAAGATTTTATCTCTTAAAAAAATTATAGAACCTTTAGGTTATTTTTTAGATTTAAAAAATTTAAAAACTTCTATAAATCATTTATTAAAACAAATCAAAGGAAAACCAGAACAAAATATGATTGAGAATTTAATTCTTCGTTCCATGAGTAAAGCTAAATATTCTACAAAAAATATAGGACATTATGGATTGTCTTTCATATACTATACTCATTTTACTTCTCCCATAAGAAGATATTCAGATATAATTGCTCATCGTTTGTTATATTATTATTTAAATAATAATAAAAAAAGGAATAAATACAAACTTAAAACGATAGAATGTTATGAAAAACAAACCCAACATTGTAGTTATAAAGAACGTTTAGCTATAGATATAGAGAGAGAATTTCTAAAATTCATACAAGTAAAATATATAAAAAAATTTATAGGAAAAGAATTTTATGGTATTATTACAGGATTTACTGATTGGAGTGTTTATATTGATTTATTATTGTTTCAAACTGAAGGAATGGTAAAATTACGTGATATTAAAGAAGATTCTTATATTTTAAATTCAAATAATTATAGTATAATTGGAAAAAAAAAAAGAAAGACTTATTATTTAGGAGATAAAGTAAAAGTAAAACTTATGGATGTCAATATAGAAAAAAAACAAATAATTCTTGATTGGGTTGATCATACATGAATTTATATCCTAACAGAAGAAGGGACAAATGTCGTATAATCTCCTCCATTTTTTATCACATCTCTCACAATATAAGAACTTATATGAGATTTATCATAAGAAGAAAAAAGATAAACTGTTTCAATAATATGTTTTTTATATAATTCTTTATTTATCAAAAATATATTTTTTTCAAATTCAAAATCCAATTGATTTCGGACTCCTCTTAATAAGAATTTAGCTTTTCTTTTTATGCAAAAAGAAATTGTTAATCCGTTGAATGAATCGATTTCTATTTTATGTGATAAACTTAAAAAAGTTTTTTGTATCCACTTTTTTCTCTTTTTAAGAGAAAACATATTTTTCTTTTCAAAATTTTTCCCTATAGCTATAACAATTTTATCAAATAAATTTAAAGCCCTAATAATAATATCATAATGTCCTAAAGTAATGGGATCAAAAGATCCAGGAAATACTGCAATTTTTTTATTCATTTTTTAGAAATATATTTATATATAAATTTTTTTTGGAAAAAATATCATTTATTTTTTCTTCTAAATTAGAATATTATTATAATAAATAATGAACAAATCATGCTCTGATTGTTTAAATAAATGTGAAAAAAAAGAAAGTATTTTAAAAAAAAAATGTT comes from Blattabacterium cuenoti BPAA and encodes:
- the coaD gene encoding pantetheine-phosphate adenylyltransferase, yielding MNKKIAVFPGSFDPITLGHYDIIIRALNLFDKIVIAIGKNFEKKNMFSLKKRKKWIQKTFLSLSHKIEIDSFNGLTISFCIKRKAKFLLRGVRNQLDFEFEKNIFLINKELYKKHIIETVYLFSSYDKSHISSYIVRDVIKNGGDYTTFVPSSVRI
- the rnr gene encoding ribonuclease R — translated: MKKERKKKYYNNLSTGFINITNHGYAFVHIKEFQKDIFIPKNKIHQALEGDLVKIRFYYKGVKIEGEVLKIIKRKTKQFIGILKKSNIQSNDKYGIVHNNSIHVDILVSMKKLDKYHHNDKVLVQIISWPQKLRNPLGKIIKVFGSSGEYKTEIYSLLEEYKMSYKFSKKMENEAEKIFSEQIIDLSFRKDMRNVNTFTIDPLNAKDFDDALSIRKLNTDIWEIGVHISDVSHYIKEGSLLDKEAYSRATSIYFVGKVIPMLPKILSNNLCSLQPKKDKLSFSYIFNINSQGEILKSWFGKTIIRSDRKFTYEEVQCIIDQKKGDYYEDIYTLFSFSKILIQNRLKNGGIYLEKVEVKFHLDEKNNPTSLHLEKNNDAHRLIEEFMLLTNRKISEFVSLNLNGIPSNKLYIYRIHDKPDFQKILSLKKIIEPLGYFLDLKNLKTSINHLLKQIKGKPEQNMIENLILRSMSKAKYSTKNIGHYGLSFIYYTHFTSPIRRYSDIIAHRLLYYYLNNNKKRNKYKLKTIECYEKQTQHCSYKERLAIDIEREFLKFIQVKYIKKFIGKEFYGIITGFTDWSVYIDLLLFQTEGMVKLRDIKEDSYILNSNNYSIIGKKKRKTYYLGDKVKVKLMDVNIEKKQIILDWVDHT